The following are encoded together in the Culex pipiens pallens isolate TS chromosome 1, TS_CPP_V2, whole genome shotgun sequence genome:
- the LOC120428166 gene encoding uncharacterized protein LOC120428166, translating into MFSRMWSCRGSWNAVRWIRGRWIVRRLSGQQVRKYTERVRIGEITKVIDVLPYGPLARFQLVLNARCVIACAKTGVQRSTIGPEWTFAGQYQCWRKVEPGTLSVAIGNVQDSFRRGV; encoded by the exons ATGTTCTCCAGAATGTGGTCTTGTCGCGGCAGTTGGAATGCGGTTCGGTGGATCCGGGGGAGGTGGATAGTACGGAGGTTATCGGGACAGCAGGTGCGAAAATATACGGAGCGAGTGAGGATTGGGGAG ATAACAAAGGTCATCGACGTTCTCCCTTACGGACCACTCGCACGCTTCCAGCTTGTCCTCAACGCTCGGTGTGTCATAGCCTGCGCCAAAACCGGCGTCCAACGATCTACTATCGGACCTGAGTGGACTTTCGCTGGGCAGTACCAATG CTGGCGAAAAGTTGAGCCGGGAACTTTGTCAGTTGCGATCGGAAACGTCCAGGATTCGTTCCGGAGAGGAGTGTGA